The Rhodococcus antarcticus DNA segment TCGACGTGGCCGCCCGGACCATCGCGGGGGTGGACAGCGCCGGGGTGACGGCGCACCTGCACGGCCGGCCGTTCACCGCGGTGCACACCGACCGCACGACCCTCGAGGTGGACGTCCACCAGTACGAGGCGGACGAGGGCCCGTGCCTGCAGGCGATGCGCACCGGCGAGGTCGTCCGCGTCGACGTGGCCACGAGCCGCCTGCTGTGGCCCGAGTTCACCGCCGACGCGGAGGCCGCCGGCATCCGCTCCTTCCTGGCCGCGCCGCTCGGCGCCGAGCACCGTCTGGGCGCGCTCAACCTCTACAGCCGCTCGCCCGACGGGTTCGGCACCCCGGACGCGGCGTTCCTGGCCGTGCTCACCGCTCACGCCACGCGCGCGATCGAGGACTACGCCCGGCTGAGCGCGGCCGACCTCCTCGCGGTGCAGCTGCGCGAGGCCCTGGCCAGCCGAGCCCCCATCGAGCAGGCCAAGGGGATCCTCATGGCCGTGCACGGCATCGACGACGGCGCCGCGTTCGAGCGGTTGCGCACCGAGTCCCAGCACCGCAACGTGCGGCTGCACGAGGTGGCCGTGGAGTTCGTCCGGGCGCACACCACGCGCTGAGGGCCGGCACTGCAGGTCTCCTCGTGCTGGCGGCGGCGACCGGGACGACGGAGGATGCGGGGATGGCCGTCACCGCCGTTCCCGCCTCCGCACCCGCCGCGACCTCCGACTCAGCCGCCCGGACGGGCTCGGCGTGATCCGGGCAGCGGCCGTCGCCGTCCTCGCCGGCCTGCTGCTGGTCCTCGGTGCGGGCCCGGCGGGAGCACACAGCTCCGTGGTCGGCAGCGACCCGGCCGACGGGAGCTCGATCGGAGCCGGACCGCCCGCCGTCACCGTGACGCTCGACGGGCCGCTCCAGGCGGGGTTCGGCACGGTGACGGTGGTCGGGCCGGACGGCAACCTGTGGTCCACCGGCGACACGCGCATCGACGGGTCGGCCGCGACCGTGGACGTCCGGCCGCTGGGGCCTGCGGGCGTGTACACCATCGGGTTCCGGGTGATCTCCGCGGACAGCCATCCCGTGTCCGGCTCGCGGACCTTCACCCTCACCACGGCGGGCTCGGGCACCCCCGGTCCACCGGCGGACGCCGCCGCGGCCTCCACCACCGGCGGGTCCGGTGGCGGGGTGCCGGCCTGGGCGTTCGTGGTCGGCGCCGTCATCGTGTTCGGCGGCGGCCTGGTCCTCGCGCTGCGCTCCGGCCGACGCGCCGTGCCCCGCGGGCCGACGCCCGGCGGCTGAGCAGCACGCTGGCCGTCACCGGCCGACCCTCAGGACTCCGCGGCCGCCCGCACCCGCTCCAGGGTGGCCCGCATGCCCGCCACCATCTGGCCCTCGCGGTCGGACCCGCCCAGGCCCAGACCGGTGAACAACCGCGTCACCAGCGGCTTCGGCCCGATGGTCTCCCGGTACTCGGTGAGCAGGGTGCCGCCGTCGGCCTCCTCGAGCCGGTAGCCCCAGCGCATGGCCGACTCGCGCACCTCGAACGAGAAGTGCACCGGCTCCTCGGCCGAGACCACCCGGCAGTGCGTGCTCCACCGCACCCAGCCGTGCCGGTTGGCCCCGGTGAAGTGGGCCCCGATGACGGGCCCGGAGGCATCACCGGTCCAGCGCCCGCCCGTGCACTCGGGGCTCCACCGACCCATCTGGGTGACGTCGGTGACGAGCTCCCAGACGCGCTCGACCGGGGCGGAGACGTGCACGCTGACCTCGTCCATGGCCG contains these protein-coding regions:
- a CDS encoding copper resistance CopC family protein, which produces MRAAAVAVLAGLLLVLGAGPAGAHSSVVGSDPADGSSIGAGPPAVTVTLDGPLQAGFGTVTVVGPDGNLWSTGDTRIDGSAATVDVRPLGPAGVYTIGFRVISADSHPVSGSRTFTLTTAGSGTPGPPADAAAASTTGGSGGGVPAWAFVVGAVIVFGGGLVLALRSGRRAVPRGPTPGG
- a CDS encoding GAF and ANTAR domain-containing protein, coding for MPTPPGGTPRHPADDPAGFPPLGIAPAPALHPVHEAVADRPHDVAEVVVELGRSILDEHDLLELLQRVVDVAARTIAGVDSAGVTAHLHGRPFTAVHTDRTTLEVDVHQYEADEGPCLQAMRTGEVVRVDVATSRLLWPEFTADAEAAGIRSFLAAPLGAEHRLGALNLYSRSPDGFGTPDAAFLAVLTAHATRAIEDYARLSAADLLAVQLREALASRAPIEQAKGILMAVHGIDDGAAFERLRTESQHRNVRLHEVAVEFVRAHTTR
- a CDS encoding SRPBCC family protein; amino-acid sequence: MDEVSVHVSAPVERVWELVTDVTQMGRWSPECTGGRWTGDASGPVIGAHFTGANRHGWVRWSTHCRVVSAEEPVHFSFEVRESAMRWGYRLEEADGGTLLTEYRETIGPKPLVTRLFTGLGLGGSDREGQMVAGMRATLERVRAAAES